In Lathyrus oleraceus cultivar Zhongwan6 chromosome 2, CAAS_Psat_ZW6_1.0, whole genome shotgun sequence, the DNA window AATTTAAATTTCACTTTATTTTCaattaattgttttttttttgtggCATGTCACATTTAGGAGCAGTAGGACAAatgtgagagaattctttaccttgaattaatttttaatgatagcaaattgtgtgatcatcatccaaatgttggttgtgcattgcattacatgatacgtttgtgttttattatgtctttcatcccactctattgttgcataattgtacatataaacctacattgatacttcccttaaaataacaattaaaatgcattttatgtcagtatgcatcaatacataagcctctgcatcgatacatacagcaagtgataaatcacaaaacctttttgttcagtatgcatcgatgcatacgagtcatgcatcaatacatggaaggctaaagactctatgcatcgatccacacgatccctgcatcgacacatgaccaattgaaacaacctgtgtatcaatacatgcgcattaggcatcgatacatactagtgaaataatcacatgcatcgatacatacgaattatgcatcgatacatgattaataaatttcaccaaaaattcacatatcttacagtatgcatcgatacacactcttatgcatcaatacataaagctgttttatgttataacagtaactgttttgcagcatatataagacaggttatgacagcagtgaaaatcacgaattcattgagggaaaacaattgaacacaagatcaaaagcagtgttggagcaattgtttgagagcaattagaaacctgaaagagacttcatcttcttcatcttctcaatcacttttcttcaagaacatttacacataaccattcttgttctttggattaaagaagcatcgagataacgttcagtggtacgatcaaggatctagctgtggtttgcagtggaacgatcgaggatctagctgagttgaagattgaagggggtttctaggaaaaacctattggtttgtccttcaagaactggagtgttcttgagggtttaggagtcacgtttgcagaacatattcagccgcagtgttgcgtttggagatcgggggatttcgcaagcaggtcgtggaaccggtgaattgtttgcaatttcgtgcaggaaaatcttgatcgtgctcagatcaagtgaaggttcatacaagaagaggtttttagagtttagaattctgtctttgtatcataaccttgtatcaacggattcggcaaaaattgataatcaaagttctcaatttcatttgaaattgagagggagacgtacccacacgcgaggacggcgtggggaacttccttaccaaatctctgcgtatcgtattcttaccttactcctctttacgttttaaaactgttttcgcaatttcagttagtgtgtggtgattattcctgttgcaagacagcagtggcaagaaaacttttaatcaaactccattgctgtttatcatcgatcacatacacaccaactgtttgacaaaacggttagctagattttattcattggaaatagactttaatgataagtgcattcaattagttaaaattctggtgtgaattgtttctgtcattctcattaaaatccagcattaaacttgcgtgtccggctttctagtagcggttcagaatagacggaagtcgattcgggactgatttttccgccaactttgaaaactctgataaaactttaaatccgttaaatttcaaagaggtgatctattcaccccccctctcgatcactagccacaccgtctaacaagtggtatcagagcgccggttcgctggtgctctgtggctgcctgtaacagtatggattctgaaccaaagggggcgtataatagagcgcctattttcaacggtgaaaattacggctactggaaagactgcatgcgagttcatataaattatgtggataggctagtatgggctgccattgaaaacggtctgtttcaaattactatgactaatgcagctggcgccatagtacctaaactagaagatgattggaatgagaaagatgagaaaaagtggtcgtgtgattggagagctcgaaacatgttaatttcagcacttggtgttgatgagtattatcgagtatcccattgcacgacagctaaagaaatgtgggatgctttagaagttgcccatgagggtactactgaagtaaaacagtcccgcattaacacactcaatcaagagtttgagctctttcgcatgaaacaaggagaatccatctccgacatgcaaaagagattcactcatctaactaaccgattgaatgctcttggaaaacctatttccaatgaaattgctactaataaaattctcaggtgtcttagcagggagtggcaacctaaagtaacagcaatcaaggaagccaacgatctaacaagacttactattacaactttgtttggaaagctggaagaacatcaacaagcattggaaagtcttgaaaaatatgagaacaaaagtaagaaggaaaaggagaagaaaagagacaaagagggagagaagaagccaatagctcttgtggcctctagctctaagtcctcacgaaaagagcaaagcgacaatgattcaagtagtgacaaagactcggatgatgaggaaatgggactgtttgtaaggagatacaatagattcattcgaaagaatggagtcaagcattccgacaaaaatctcatgaagtttcgaaaacaatctacaaattcgaaacaagaagagaacaagaagagtagaggaagaggatcctgttttaattgtggtaaatctggacattataaaacggatTGCCCTAtaaagtataaggatcaaagaaaggattcaccaaaagggtacagcaaacaaagaagagcgtacattgcatgggaaagtgatagcgattcatcaagcacacaaagctcaagtgatgatgatgaagcagcaaatctgtgccttatggctcacaaAAAAAATCTGccctaccacaagaagaaaaacaatgacaaaaaggtaaaacaagcctactacaataatttctcttctatgtctttttcggaactaaaaatagcttttgaaaaactgcataatgaagctgtagatgcttttaaaagactatcttccgacaaacatattttttcatttttggaaggtaaagtaaacaaagctgaaattgagttagaagcgttgaaagctagtattgcagaaaattcaaaaaatattgacattgacggatgtagtagagttaggtattgtgacgcttgttatatttggcaaaaagaggtaaacactcttaaggtcaaattagagaaagcgctacaacctaaagttacttatgccgttgatcccaagttgtttaagaagtcattgaatcctccatatgcaaaatactcttttattctaaaggattcaatgaacaagaaacaacaaacacatcatcatggtttatgtcattattgttgtcatgctggccacaccattgagaaatgcaaatttaggagatttcttgtccctaaaggcatttatcaatggaagccaaaaggcaaccatgttagcacttacccacttggacccaatgaaaattgggtaccaacttctctcttttgatgttgtaggatgagtgccttgcctccgcagatagaaggtggtttcttgacagcggctgctcaaggcacatgaccggtgacatatcgctttttatagacttcaaggcaaagaaaaagggatatgttacttatggagacaacaacaaaggagctatactcggcaaaggtagtgtaggtaatccctccaccactactatttcaaatgtccatttagttaagggacttaaacacaatttgttaagcataagtcaactatgcgacatgggctataaagtgtcgtttacaaaaacttgATGCATAActgaacatgttgaacaaaacattgtgtttaagggtgtaagagtaaacaatatctatatgctggacttgtttgatgtacctttaacaaatactaaatgtctagtcaccttgaatgatgattcttggttttggcatagacgtttagcgcatgttaacttcgatttgctaaataaggttgtatctaaggatctagtagtcggtctaccaaaaataaaattttcaaaagaccacctatgtgacgcgtgccaaatgggaaagcaaacaagggtgtcttttaaatctaaaaatgtaatttcaacttcacgaccccttgagcttctccatatggacctctttggaccttctaggacaaagagcctaggtggaaattactatggctttgtaatagttgatgactactctagattcacttggactatattccctcatagcaaagatgaaacttattctgcttttaaaaattttgcaaatctatcccaaaacaaaatgaattccaaaatagttacaattcgtagcgatcatggtggtgagtttcaaaattatcactttgagaagttttgtgacaagtatggtattgagcataacttttcagcccctcgcactccacaacaaaatggcgttgtggagcgtaaaaatcgtgttttagaggagttggcaagaacaatgcttaatgagggtggattaccaaaatacttttgggctgatgctgtcagcacagcctgttatgttctaaacataatcttaattcgccctattttaaacaaaactccttatgaacttttgaaaggaagaaaaccaaacttgtcacatcttcacgtattcggttgtaaatgttttgttttgaataacggtaaggaaaacattgggaagtttgatgcaaaagcggatgaaggtatctttcttggttactcactgtcaagtaaagcatatagagtgtataataagcgtttacttactgttgaagaatttgttcatgtttcttttgatgagtcttatccgaaaaatgtcggaaaaggtatttcttttgatgacgcaggtgtatctacagaagacatactcaaggaagctgttgaggaaactgatcagtccaaaacagctgcccatgagaaggaggaagatactagtcatgaagaaattgaggaagaaaagacagctgaagtgaatgatcttccaacagcttggagatcctcaaaagaccatcccattgacaacatcttgggagacatttcaaagggagtaatgactcgttctaagataagtaatttttgttctcacttcgcgtttgtttcacaagtagaacctaagaatgccaaagaggccttgattgatgaattttggctaatggccatgcaagaagagcttaatcaatttaaaagaaatgacgtttgggaacttgtccctcgtccgcgagatcatcatatcataggcactaagtgggtttttagaaataagcttgatgaaaacggagtgattactaggaacaaggcacgtttagtagcacaaggtAGGGGTGTTCACGGTCCGGTTTGGATCGGTTTTGAGACAAAATATCATCCGATCCAAAATATATAAAGTATACGGTTTGGTTCGGTTTTTGGATGACAACAAGAAAAATCCAATCCAATCCAATCCAATTTATACGGTTTACTTCGGTTCGGTTGAATCGGTTTTATTCGGTTTTTAAATCAACACTGTGAAATTTAAAACGAATATATTTCAATACCAGTTACAATTATGCCACCAACGTCTACTAAGACAATATCTAATTTTCATATTATATGGCTATTTGATGTCATTGTTGCAAAGATTCATTATAATATATGGACAATATCTATCCCAACGAAATAGACATTGCTgtaataaatattttatatgGAGACCTGCTTACTTAGTGCTTATAGGGAGACTTgtaatataaattaaatatatgaCAAATATATATGACAGTAACATACCAAAGCTGCATTAAAGTGAATATAATAATAAAACTTCAAGAAAAATATCAATGACAGCATAATTGATAGTTTCAAAATCACAGCCTGCAACATTGATAGACAAATCTAAAATTTTCTAATTATCCTGAAATTGCTCCAGCTTCACAATAATTATCCTGCAATTGCTCCAGCTTCACAATCTACCCAATTCTTTCAGATATCAAAAGCTAATCAGAGTCTATATCAGATACACCTTCATTCAATTGTGGGATTGGAGCAAGTTCTACAAAAATAAAGATAAATATTACTCAATATAAAAGATAAACAATGCTcaacaaaaataatataagttATAAGTAAATTACCTAATTCCAGATTTTCTAACTCATCCACAAGCTCTTCAATATCCACCGACACCGGGGAAGATTTACACCAATTTTGTGTACAAATTAAAGCTTCAACTGTTTTTGGCGTAAGAGAACTTCTATAGCAAGTAAGCACTCTACCTCCGGTAGAGAAGGCAGACTCTGAAGCTACAGTAGATACAGGAATGGCCAATATATCTCTAGCCATTTGACCAAGAATAGGATACTTGTTGGAATTCACCTTCCACCAGTTCAAGATATCAAAACCAGGACCTTTCTTCTCCAAATTCTCCATGAGATACAAATCCAATTCATTTTTCTGCATGCTCTCATTAAGATTCATGTCCATCTCAACTCTAAAGCAAATGCATCCTCTGGTGCTTTAAGTTTTACCAACTCTACTTCTTGAGTGGAATGTGTAACATTTTCAGTTTGACCGTTACCAAGGAAAAGCCTATAACTCtcaaatattttatttaatgtcTCCTCCGTTTTTTTATACAAAGATACAGCAACATCATTTGGATATGCCCTGTTCAATCCCCACCTAACAAACTGCATCTTATGTCGAGGATCAAGCACAACAGCAACAAAGATCAACATATTCATTTTTTCAACCTTACCCCAATATTTATCATACTTAACTTTCATATTTTCAACCATAATTCCAAGCAAGTTGTCTGAACTTTTTAATTCTATCCACCCGTTCAAGGTAGTCAATATCTTAATATGCTCATTAAAATATTGAGAAGAGGTCACAAAAGTACTACCTGAAACCTTCTTTGTgatatcaaaaaatattttcaaaaaattaACAAAGCATTTTGCATTATCCCAATCCTCTTTATTAGGAATACCATCTTTCATCAGCACAAAATCAGCACACTTCTCACTCAATCTCTTAAATGCCTTTTGAAACTTCAATGCACTTTCAAGCATAATATATGTGGAATTCCACCTAGTGGAAACATCCAACTGAACAATTGATTTTTCTTGTAACCTAACTTCCTTAATGCAAGTTTTAAACCTATCCATACGACCCGGAGATGCACGAACATATCTAACAGCATTCCTAATCTTACTAATTGAAGAATGATAGTCTTCCAGCCCATCTTGGACCACAAGATTCAGAATATGTGCACAACAGCGAACATGCATATGTCCCCCTTTCAATGGATGAGAATTCCAATCGTTAATTGTATTTTTCAAGTAAGTTATAGCAACATCGTTAGAACTAGCATTATCAACCGTAATGGTGAAAACATTACCTATTAGCCATTCCTCCAaacatttttcaatttttttgcCGATGGTTACTCCTTTGTGATTCACAATTGGACAAAAATTCAGAATCCTTTTATGGATTTTCCAATCATGATCAATGAAATGTGCAGTGAGACAAAGATAACTCAAATTTTGAACAGATGTCCAACAATCAGTTGTAAGACAGACACATTGATTTGATTTATTTAGCACACTTTTTAACTTATGTTTCTCACTCGTGTACAAATCCCAACAATCTCTAGCAATTGTAATCCTTTTAGGAATTGAGAGTTTAGGTTGCACAACACTCATAAAATGAAGAAACCCCTCTCCCTCAACAAACTTAAAAGGCAACTCATCAACAATAATCATCCTAGCTAAAGCTTTCCTACATGCCTCGGCATCAAAATGAACACCAGTGAAAACACTACCAGATCCATTCCCATCTTCTTTTTTCAATTGTTGAAGAACAAGAGTCTGTTGAGTGGGATCAAGAGACTCTTTTGGAAACTTCTTACACTGATGCAGCAAATGGTGTTTTAAATTACTAGTGCCATTTCTTTGTGAATCAGCAGCATATGTTACATCACACCAATTACACTTAGCTCTTGATCCTATTTTTGTAAAATGTTCCCAAGTCCAAGATCTAGATTTAATAGGTTTTCTGTTACCTGAATCTCCAGCTATAACATTAGAATCATTGGAAGCTTCTCCAACCTTTCTTTTCTTGTTAGCATTTTCTTCATCATTGTTTGTTTCACTACTTTGTACCGATGGAGGTGGAGCTTCAGTTGTTTCAGCCTATAAAATAGGAAACACAATATTACACCATTGTAACATTAACCAACATTTTCAAAGGTAAAATAATCCACTTAAAATTAATTTTGATACCTGAATAAGGTTGTTGACAATATCAGATTGAGTTACAGGATCAGTTTGGCTCATTCCTGTAAAAATAGatcaaacttaaaattagaacAAAGTATAAACAGCTAGTTGTAAAAAAGCTAATAAGAATATATTATGAAAAAGTTATGAAACAAAATATGAAAAACTAACAAAGAATAGACCTTGAAGAAATTATgaaaaactaaataaaatttgtTACTGTTATAACCAACATGAAACGATTTCACATCagaaaactaatgaaaataaTTTTTAGTAAACTAGTGTTATAAAATTTAGAACATAAGTAAGTTAATTTTAAATAAGATTTCAACAACACAAATTAGAACAACTTTACAAAAGGATAAAATTAGTACAACTTTAGAAAATCTGATCGAACAAAAGTATAAAGTACAAAAAAGACAAAATCAAAAAAATTAAGAAACTTGCTTACTGATAGTATAATTCAGAAAACTAATTGAGATGAATGTTGATTTAgacttttttttcttttgatgaAAAGTGATTGAAATTGAAAGAGGAGATACAGACCTTAAATAGAGAactgaagaagaagaaaggcCATGATTCAACTTTAACGTTGAGCCGAAATTGAATTTCTTGCGGTTATAATAACAATGAATAGCATTCATTGTATTTAATTTTGCGTATAATTCAAAATCTGAATAGGGAAACTACAGAAGTGATTGAGATTCTCTAGAGAAATTAGTGGTGGCTAACATAATTAATTTAATAGGATGAGTAAATGGAAGTAATACCGGTTCGGTTTGGACCGGTTCGGTTTTCATGAAGCCAACCGTAAACCGAACCGAACCGATCGGTTATGCAACATGGTGATCCAAATACATCCAAAAAAAATCGGTTTTTTTGGATTTCGGTTTTTTCGGTTCggtttttggttttttttttggattggattggatctgaacacccctagcacaagggtataaccaagaggagggcatagactatgaggaaacttatgctccagttgctcgccttgaagctatacgtcttttgcttgcctatgcgtgttctaaggattttaagctttaccaaatggacgtaaagagtgcctttcttaatggtgtcataaatgaagaagtatatgtttcacaaccgcctggttttgaaaatgctgaaaatccagatcatgtttacaaattaaaacgagctttgtatggtcttaaacaagcccctcgggtttggtatgaaaggcttagcaaattcctaattgatcatggatattcaagaggtaaagtggacaatactctctttattaaacacaaaggaaagcacattcttttagttcaagtttatgtcgacgatattatattggttcaactaacatacacttggtcgaagaattttctaaggttatgcagggtgaatttgagatgagtctaatgggggagctgaactacttcttaggactgcaaataaagcaacttgatgagggtacagcagtatgtcaaacaaaatactgcagagaactactcaagcgctttggaatgaatgacttaaaatcaatcgacaccccaatgcctaccaacggaaatctagataaggatgagcacggtaagtgtgtagatgtcaaaaggttcagaggtatgattggatctctcttgtatctttctgcttctagacctgacatcatgtttagtgtttgtatgtgtgcacgctatcaatcaaatcctaaggaat includes these proteins:
- the LOC127121949 gene encoding zinc finger BED domain-containing protein RICESLEEPER 2, translated to MNAIHCYYNRKKFNFGSTLKLNHGLSSSSVLYLRFSKVFSDVKSFHVGYNRMSQTDPVTQSDIVNNLIQAETTEAPPPSVQSSETNNDEENANKKRKVGEASNDSNVIAGDSGNRKPIKSRSWTWEHFTKIGSRAKCNWCDVTYAADSQRNGTSNLKHHLLHQCKKFPKESLDPTQQTLVLQQLKKEDGNGSGSVFTGVHFDAEACRKALARMIIVDELPFKFVEGEGFLHFMSVVQPKLSIPKRITIARDCWDLYTSEKHKLKSVLNKSNQCVCLTTDCWTSVQNLSYLCLTAHFIDHDWKIHKRILNFCPIVNHKGVTIGKKIEKCLEEWLIGNVFTITVDNASSNDVAITYLKNTINDWNSHPLKGGHMHVRCCAHILNLVVQDGLEDYHSSISKIRNAVRYVRASPGRMDRFKTCIKEVRLQEKSIVQLDVSTRWNSTYIMLESALKFQKAFKRLSEKCADFVLMKDGIPNKEDWDNAKCFVNFLKIFFDITKKVSGSTFVTSSQYFNEHIKILTTLNGWIELKSSDNLLGIMVENMKVKYDKYWGKVEKMNMLIFVAVVLDPRHKMQFVRWGLNRAYPNDVAVSLYKKTEETLNKIFESYRLFLGNGCICFRVEMDMNLNESMQKNELDLYLMENLEKKGPGFDILNWWKVNSNKYPILGQMARDILAIPVSTVASESAFSTGGRVLTCYRSSLTPKTVEALICTQNWCKSSPVSVDIEELVDELENLELELAPIPQLNEGVSDIDSD